A stretch of the Flavobacteriales bacterium genome encodes the following:
- a CDS encoding thioredoxin fold domain-containing protein, producing MKHSLILLVFLIPLLSIAQEKSINWVTIEEAQELVKEEPRKIMMDVYTHWCGPCKMMMRNTFTNPDVIEYINANYYAVKFNAESADPVTFKDVEYTNPNFDPNRKGRNGVHQFTRYMGVKAYPTIVYLDENMTRLTNVSGYKTPTGLELMLKFIAEEKYKEVKTQEEWNDYQAEFTPEFKE from the coding sequence ATGAAGCACTCACTCATTCTACTCGTATTCCTCATTCCACTTCTCAGTATAGCCCAAGAGAAATCGATCAATTGGGTCACCATAGAAGAAGCTCAAGAATTGGTCAAGGAGGAGCCCCGCAAGATCATGATGGACGTTTACACGCACTGGTGTGGTCCATGTAAGATGATGATGCGCAATACCTTCACCAATCCCGATGTCATCGAGTACATCAATGCAAATTATTACGCAGTGAAATTCAATGCGGAATCTGCTGACCCCGTCACCTTCAAGGATGTGGAGTACACCAACCCCAATTTCGATCCCAACCGGAAGGGGCGTAATGGAGTGCACCAGTTCACCCGCTATATGGGTGTGAAGGCCTATCCGACCATCGTCTACCTGGATGAGAATATGACCCGCCTGACCAATGTCTCTGGATATAAGACACCTACTGGCCTAGAACTCATGCTGAAGTTCATCGCTGAGGAGAAATACAAGGAGGTGAAGACCCAAGAAGAATGGAATGACTACCAGGCCGAATTCACTCCTGAATTCAAAGAGTGA
- a CDS encoding citrate synthase, which yields MSETAKIILDGQEYELPVVEGSENEKAVDITKFRGTTGYITLDSGFKNTGATRSAITFLDGEKGILRYRGYPIEQLAEKSTFLEVACLLLYGELPNEKQLTYFEDSIRMHTLVHEDMRRFFEAFPTGAHPMGILSTMISSLSTFYPESQRPNRPMEDIELTMHRLIAKLPTLAAMAYKFAKGQPTMYPKNDLNYVDNFLYMMFGLPTEEYEVDPVIADALNKLLILHADHEQNCSASTVRIVGSSQANLYSSISAGVAALWGPLHGGANQAVIEMLEMIKADGGDMQKWVDKAKDKSDSFRLMGFGHRVYKNFDPRAKIIKVACDNVLDKLGVDDPILDLAKKLEAVALQDEYFVERGLYPNVDFYSGIIYKALGIPTEMFTVMFAIGRLPGWIAQWKEMIERRDPIGRPRQIYIGANERDYVPMSDRT from the coding sequence ATGAGCGAAACCGCGAAGATCATCCTAGATGGTCAAGAATATGAACTTCCTGTAGTGGAAGGGTCTGAAAATGAAAAGGCTGTAGACATCACGAAATTCAGGGGAACCACAGGATATATCACCTTGGACTCTGGCTTCAAGAACACTGGAGCTACGCGGAGCGCCATCACATTTCTGGACGGTGAAAAAGGAATTCTTAGATATCGCGGATATCCCATAGAGCAACTGGCAGAGAAATCCACATTCCTCGAAGTGGCCTGTCTTCTTCTCTACGGAGAGTTGCCCAATGAGAAACAACTGACCTATTTCGAAGACAGCATACGCATGCACACCCTCGTACATGAGGATATGCGTAGATTCTTCGAAGCCTTCCCTACTGGGGCTCACCCGATGGGTATCCTCTCTACCATGATCAGTTCGCTGTCCACTTTCTACCCGGAGAGTCAGCGCCCTAACAGACCGATGGAGGATATCGAGTTGACCATGCACCGGCTTATAGCCAAGCTACCTACTCTGGCGGCTATGGCCTACAAGTTTGCAAAAGGTCAGCCGACCATGTACCCCAAGAACGATTTGAACTATGTAGATAATTTCCTCTACATGATGTTCGGTCTACCTACCGAGGAGTATGAGGTCGATCCTGTGATTGCTGATGCTCTGAACAAACTCCTTATCCTTCATGCCGACCACGAGCAGAATTGCTCTGCTTCGACCGTGCGGATCGTAGGATCATCACAGGCCAATCTATATTCCTCTATCTCGGCCGGTGTCGCTGCCCTATGGGGGCCTCTTCATGGAGGAGCCAACCAAGCGGTGATCGAGATGCTGGAAATGATCAAAGCCGATGGTGGAGATATGCAGAAGTGGGTGGACAAGGCCAAGGACAAGAGCGATAGCTTCCGTCTAATGGGCTTTGGTCACCGTGTCTACAAGAATTTCGACCCACGTGCTAAGATCATCAAGGTGGCTTGCGATAATGTCCTAGATAAACTGGGTGTGGATGACCCTATCCTGGATCTAGCGAAGAAATTGGAAGCAGTAGCTCTGCAAGACGAGTATTTCGTAGAAAGAGGTCTCTATCCGAATGTGGATTTCTACTCAGGTATCATATATAAAGCACTGGGTATCCCCACTGAGATGTTCACGGTGATGTTCGCAATAGGAAGGCTTCCTGGGTGGATTGCCCAATGGAAAGAGATGATCGAGAGAAGGGACCCGATCGGTCGCCCTCGCCAGATCTATATTGGTGCCAATGAGCGCGACTACGTACCTATGAGTGATCGTACGTGA